In the Danio rerio strain Tuebingen ecotype United States chromosome 8, GRCz12tu, whole genome shotgun sequence genome, one interval contains:
- the il17rb gene encoding interleukin-17 receptor B, whose product MDLVHIVVLLLFTQARVCSASSNSTAVTCRLSKNSIPSELYEIHKWNPSPIHQLTAHLNESQNSIIIKWAISIDSSIQNLTGTWINIPWLDKSYRCEYEPPFTSELTKPSSIQQLWFSFTVSNVCPLLEYDIDAYNLPTPPTGTGDIYIKRANTAKLEWNALISAVYNGKKVVVLFNVSSVADKYIITLEEDTQTLSTTEERRECKSEACKVELDYTGPCEENLLIIITAHFKHCEGESSPSVESTVDCKISDGSVLLIGVGCVLTLIFILLCCCIICQLQRCVLMSKRSVSVRVLLLYPAVDAVFQRSVMLLAELLQSYGGVCVFVDVWDSRSVAEQGPLRWINTHTELADRVLIVSPPARNHDDLKPDVVSGMTDLSVSASASNLFTLALNLVSSAANDPQGRDKFWVINLGQEEKSVQPELRGLRVFNLPRDQEKLHQQLMAGETSINTCCSTFYIKNTLRKMEINTSQCV is encoded by the exons ATGGATCTCGTGCACATCGTGGTGTTGCTGCTCTTCACTCAGGCCAGAGTTTGTTCAGCCAGCAGCAATTCTACA GCCGTCACCTGTCGACTGTCCA AGAATAGCATACCTTCAGAATTGTATGAGATCCATAAATGGAACCCTTCACCCATACATCAGCTGACTGCACACCTAAACGAGTCTCAAAactcaatcatcatcaaatgggCCATTAGTATAGACA GCAGCATTCAAAATCTTACCGGCACATGGATTAATATTCCCTGGCTCGATAAAAGTTATAGATGTGAATATGAGCCTCCATTTACATCAGAGCTAACCAAGCCGAGCAGCATACAGCAG CTATGGTTCAGCTTCACGGTGTCCAATGTTTGTCCTCTCCTCGAATACGACATAGACGCATATAATCTTCCCACACCACCGACAGGAACAGGAGACATTTATATAAAGCGGGCTAATACAG CTAAACTTGAGTGGAACGCTCTGATTTCTGCTGTCTACAATGGAAAAAAAGTGGTGGTGTTATTTAACGTGAGCTCAGTGGCGGATAAATACATCATCACACTGGAAgaagacacacaaacactcagCACGACTGAGGAAAGACGG GAATGCAAATCTGAGGCCTGTAAAGTGGAACTGGACTACACGGGTCCATGTGAAGAAAACCTTCTGATAATA ATAACAGCACACTTTAAACACTGTGAGGGGGAAAGCAGCCCTTCGGTTGAGAGTACAGTGGACTGTAAGA TTTCAGATGGATCTGTTTTGCTCATCGGTGTCGGATGTGTGCTGACGCTGATCTTCATACTCCTCTGCTGCTGCATCATCT gtCAGCTGCAGCGGTGTGTTTTAATGTCGAAGCGCAGTGTGTCAGTGCGGGTCTTGCTCCTGTATCCGGCGGTGGACGCCGTGTTTCAGCGCTCAGTGATGCTGCTGGCTGAACTCCTGCAGAGCtacggcggtgtgtgtgtgttcgtggaCGTGTGGGACAGCAGGAGTGTGGCGGAGCAAGGCCCACTGCGCTGGATCAACACACACACCGAGCTGGCGGACAGAGTGCTCATCGTATCGCCGCCTGCACGCAACCACG ATGATCTTAAACCTGACGTTGTCTCCGGCATGACGGATCTCAGTGTTTCAGCTTCCGCCAGCAATCTGTTCACGCTGGCCTTAAACCTGGTCAGCAGCGCTGCCAATGACCCCCAGGGCCGAGACAAGTTCTGGGTCATTAACCTGGGTCAAGAGGAGAAGAGCGTTCAGCCTGAACTCAGAGGTTTGAGGGTGTTTAATCTGCCCAGAGACCAGGAGAAGCTCCATCAGCAGCTCATGGCTGGAGAAACGAGCATCAACACATGCTGCAGCACTTTCTACATCAAAAACACTCTGAGGAAGATGGAGATCAACACTTCTCAATGTGTGTGA